CGGTTGTTAGAAAAACGGTTTGGCACCCTCCCTCAACAGTTGTTAAACAGGTTGCAGCGACTGGAAAGAGAACAATTAGAGAGTCTGGGGGAAAGCCTGTTTGATTTCAGCCAATTGTCTCAAGTAGAAGACTGGTTGCGGGAAAAGGGCATCATGTAGCAAAGGGGAGATAACTAGGAGTTAATTGCCTTGACAAATTGTTGCGTCAGCAAATCTACGCCAGTGATTGCTGTGCCCACCACCACGCAAAAACAGCCTAGCTGAAGTGCTTTTTTGGCCTCTGTAGGAGTTTTGATGCCCCCCTCACAAATCACAGGCTTGTCAACTGTTTTAACCAATTCGGCTATGAATTCAAAATTGGGGGGTATTAATCCCCTAGTCTTTTCAGTGTATCCGTAGAGGGTAGTACCAATGAAATCAGCACCCAACTGTTGAGCCGATATGGCATTCTCAATAGTGTCAATGTCAGCCATTACCAGCTTGCCCAACTTGTTGTGAATGAAAGTAATAATATCCCTGAGTGTTTCCCCCCAGGTTCGTAACCTGTCTGTGGCATCTATGGCCACTATATCGGCCCCGGCCATGGCAACCGCTTCGGCTTCTTGACAACGGGGGGTTATATAAATAGGGGAATCCAAGCCAGTTTTTTTCCATAACCCAATAATGGGGGTGTCAGGCAACGACTGACGCACTGCCATAATGTGACTGGGAGTGTCAATTCTAACCCCCTTAGCCCCCTGGTT
The Geminocystis sp. M7585_C2015_104 genome window above contains:
- a CDS encoding DUF4351 domain-containing protein gives rise to the protein RLLEKRFGTLPQQLLNRLQRLEREQLESLGESLFDFSQLSQVEDWLREKGIM
- a CDS encoding N-acetylmannosamine-6-phosphate 2-epimerase, which gives rise to MTIFDQLKSSLVVSCQAPVSSPLNEPFIISAMARACINQGAKGVRIDTPSHIMAVRQSLPDTPIIGLWKKTGLDSPIYITPRCQEAEAVAMAGADIVAIDATDRLRTWGETLRDIITFIHNKLGKLVMADIDTIENAISAQQLGADFIGTTLYGYTEKTRGLIPPNFEFIAELVKTVDKPVICEGGIKTPTEAKKALQLGCFCVVVGTAITGVDLLTQQFVKAINS